A genomic segment from Saprospiraceae bacterium encodes:
- a CDS encoding Crp/Fnr family transcriptional regulator, with product MHELLIQNIKELVPLKEADSLLIKNAFKPIALKKKHFLLQKGEYVNHMRFIAKGCLKLYDIDESGKEHILQFGIKGWWMNDLYAYLTEKPATYFMQAISDSVVLQIHRDRLNELFDQIHMMDRFFRIKTQHGYVALQERTIHAMSQTAEERYSDFVKRYRVMEQQIPQYMIASYLGITPEHLSAIRKNIGRKLS from the coding sequence ATGCATGAATTGTTAATTCAAAATATTAAGGAACTGGTTCCACTAAAGGAAGCCGATTCGCTATTGATCAAGAATGCCTTCAAACCTATTGCGCTAAAAAAAAAACATTTTTTGCTCCAAAAAGGAGAATACGTTAATCATATGCGATTTATAGCTAAAGGCTGCCTCAAGCTATATGATATTGATGAATCCGGAAAGGAACATATTCTTCAGTTCGGTATAAAAGGGTGGTGGATGAATGACCTGTATGCTTACCTCACCGAAAAACCCGCCACCTATTTCATGCAGGCCATATCTGATAGCGTTGTCCTACAAATTCACAGAGATCGTTTAAATGAGTTATTTGACCAAATCCATATGATGGACCGCTTTTTCAGGATAAAAACGCAGCATGGTTATGTAGCGCTTCAGGAGCGAACCATTCACGCGATGAGTCAAACTGCCGAAGAACGCTATTCTGATTTTGTGAAACGATACAGGGTAATGGAACAGCAAATCCCCCAATACATGATTGCTTCCTATTTGGGAATAACCCCTGAACACCTGAGTGCTATTCGAAAAAATATCGGTCGCAAGCTTTCTTAA